In a genomic window of Trichoderma atroviride chromosome 4, complete sequence:
- a CDS encoding uncharacterized protein (EggNog:ENOG41), whose amino-acid sequence MLGKARLWLGKYVRGYGKTVGASRPSGEKFGVLENKASCIYRKIIKAYENGKPAILLKRTEKDVLRKFMFLLTYRGEQYHRKYNLDSIQDYDEGDKELLQFYMAKHGFTKPIDVWLQSLETIIDLDIDPEGCWKRRIRESIYLPIADWFIDHICDMYMAICTPVNHDEEFVLTDNCYNVSEGQTTAYYDKSTGKHMNLCPCFHKFAPISPKLMIVLRSNHLPEPLEDADPAVEQWRQLQRQLWIDCQFGTGTKSILEDLRIHKAMNGNIEIVNGRLTPKAGWNQRLGINDIFCFTIFKISTRHVRTINGLLIDHAFHGSKIIFNRKDVFLDLIEWEGD is encoded by the exons ATGCTCGGTAAGGCGCGCCTGTGGCTTGGAAAATATGTACGTGGATACGGCAAAACCGTTGgagcatcaaggccatctggAGAAAAGTTTGGCGTCCTTGAGAACAAGGCGAGCTGCATCTATCGCAAAATCATCAAGGCATATGAAAATGGAAAGCCGGCCATATTGCTGAAGAGAACTGAAAAAGATGTATTGCGCAAGTTTATGTTCTTGCTCACCTATCGTGGAGAGCAATACCACCGAAAGTACAACTTGGACAGCATACAGGATTATGATGAAGGCGACAAAGAACTTTTGCAGTTTTACATGGCGAAGCACGGCTTCACCAAACCAATTGATGTCTGGCTCCAGAGCTTGGAGACGATCATAGATTTGGACATTGACCCAGAAGGATGTTGGAAACGGCGTATTCGCGAGAGCATTTACCTCCCCATTGCCGACTGGTTCATCGACCATATCTGCGACATGTACATGGCCATATGCACACCGGTAAACCATGACGAAGAGTTTGTTCTTACAGACAATTGCTACAACGTAAGTGAAGGGCAGACTACTGCTTATTATGATAAAAGTACAGGCAAACACATGAACTTGTGTCCTTGCTTTCACAAATTTGCACCGATTTCTCCGAAACTTATGATAGTCCTACGGTCTAACCATCTGCCTGAACCACTTGAGGATGCGGATCCGGCCGTTGAGCAGTGGCGGCAACTCCAGAGGCAGCTGTGGATTGACTGTCAATTTGGCACCGGAACTAAATCTATTCTGGAAGATCTCCGTATCCATAAAGCAATGAATGGCAACATAGAGATTGTCAACGGGAGGCTGACGCCAAAAGCTGGATGGAACCAGCGCCTGGGTATAAACGACATTTTCTGCTTCACAATCTTTAAAATATCTACTCGCCATGTCCGAACCATCAATGGTCTCCTGATTGATCACGCATTCCATGGCTCGAAGATCATTTTCAATCGGAAAGACGTCTTCCTAGACTTGATAGAATG GGAGGGAGATTAA
- a CDS encoding uncharacterized protein (SECRETED:SignalP(1-20)): MAAKSPVIIIGAGIAGLSLARVLQENGIQVSVYESSSRSAAQGYGITLRSWAYGPLVDKLRINSDEFRSAVATDGSVGGIGEINPTMHDALTGKPLIEASPSQTGSPEGEFFRANRNRLREFLLRGVDCHFDYKLVSLDMDEGAKLLNARFANGAVVTGSLVIGADGVFSKVRTTFLPTVEPSIASTVVYNGERQVPRSEFDSTIAPYMPHTNVHAAVAENTMISITVTEKTETEVTLTWTYTHQPTRTQSPATLLGESSAGLQVAILDAFAALGQLAPPFSTALAPEKIRQDRLYHWLMRTMRPPQDGLRLMASKGVAVIGDAAHAMPIFAGEGGNHALVDAVKLGQHLADSYSPASIDAFIDEELPRWEMASVGSEKRSLSLHRPLNIWRTLAEQAKKH, from the exons AGGAGAACGGCATTCAAGTCAGCGTCTACGAGTCTTCGTCGAGAAGCGCCGCACAGGGCTACGGCATCACGCTACGATCCTGGGCATATGGTCCTTTGGTTGACAAATTGCGCATCAATTCTGACGAATTCCGCAGCGCAGTTGCCACGGATGGCTCCGTTGGCGGGATCGGAGAGATCAATCCCACGATGCATGATGCTCTCACAGGGAAGCCATTGATTGAAGCCTCTCCTTCGCAAACCGGAAGTCCCGAGGGCGAATTCTTTCGGGCGAACAGAAATCGCCTAAGAGAGTTCCTACTTCGTGGGGTTGATTGTCATTTCGATTATAAGCTCGTGTCTCTCGACATGGATGAAGGCGCAAAATTGCTGAATGCTCGCTTCGCAAACGGGGCTGTTGTTACTGGAAGTCTGGTAATAGGGGCTGATGGCGTATTTTCTAAAG TACGCACGACTTTTCTCCCTACAGTTGAACCGTCGATTGCCTCTACCGTGGTGTACAATGGTGAGCGGCAGGTTCCACGGTCAGAATTCGACTCCACCATTGCTCCCTATATGCCGCATACAAATGTGCATGCGGCTGTCGCTGAGAATACAATGATATCCATCACTGTTACAGAGAAGACCGAAACGGAAGTAACGCTGACTTGGACATACACCCACCAGCCTACGCGAACGCAAAGCCCTGCCACCCTACTTGGCGAGTCTTCTGCTGGACTGCAAGTGGCTATACTTGATGCTTTTGCAGCGCTTGGCCAATTGGCGCCTCCTTTTTCCACAGCCCTGGCCCCAGAGAAGATTCGACAAGACCGACTCTATCACTGGCTCATGAGAACCATGCGTCCGCCGCAGGACGGTCTTAGACTTATGGCTTCGAAAGGTGTTGCAGTCATTGGAGATGCTGCCCACGCGATGCCTATTTTCGCCGGCGAGGGAGGCAACCATGCCTTGGTTGATGCCGTAAAACTGGGACAACATCTGGCAGACTCATATTCGCCGGCCTCCATAGATGCTTTTATTGACGAGGAGCTTCCTCGCTGGGAAATGGCAAGTGTTGGGTCTGAGAAGCGCTCTCTGTCGCTCCACAGACCTCTCAACATTTGGAGGACACTGGCAGAACAAGCTAAGAAGCACTAA
- a CDS encoding uncharacterized protein (EggNog:ENOG41~TransMembrane:3 (o48-75i87-108o120-139i)), with translation MASTSAEMPESSTKRTIPALGTRLHPNITFRDSVRIVLFPIIPIYARIYLFSSIWITFGHVYVISTTCICIIYFSKGMISLRSVWDIIYGLLVSSFPSWGASILQIIWDESKIQGWRWEVVYWTWVAIQLSYLLPEYYGSDVQPSPKFRKDRATRFMAAYGVVYESVNTWGMDSMAYNW, from the exons ATGGCTTCCACATCAGCTGAGATGCCTGAATCCTCTACTAAAAGGACAATCCCGGCACTTGGCACGCGGCTTCATCCCAACATCACCTTCCGTGACAGCGTGCGGATTGTGCTTTTTCCAATTATCCCCATCTACGCCCGAATTTacctcttctcctcaatctGGATTACCTTTGGGCACGTTTACGTCATTAGCACCACTTGTATTTGCATTATCTACTTCAGCAAAGGGATGATTAGTCTTCGTTCAGTTTGGGACATCATCTACGGGTTATTAGTGTCTAGCTTTCCAAGCTGGGGTGCATCTATCTTACAGATAATCTGGGATGAGTCCAAGATtcaaggctggcgatgggAGGTTGTTTACTGGACGTGGGTTGCAATACAGCTAAGTTACCTCTTGCCAGAGTACTATGGGAGCGACGTTCAG CCATCTCCAAAATTCCGGAAAGACCGTGCGACAAGATTCATGGCCGCATATGGAGTCGTATATGAGAGCGTCAACACTTGGGGAATGGATTCGATGGCATACAATTGGTAG